One Bos indicus x Bos taurus breed Angus x Brahman F1 hybrid chromosome 6, Bos_hybrid_MaternalHap_v2.0, whole genome shotgun sequence genomic window carries:
- the TLR6 gene encoding toll-like receptor 6, with the protein MIKDKESPIRSCHFVYIVALVFGTIIQFSDESEFVVDMSKTSLIHVPKDLPPKTKVLDLSQNNISELHLSDISFLSGLRVLRLSHNGIQGLDISIFKFNHDLEYLDLSHNQLQKISCHPITTTLKHLDLSFNDFDALPICKEFGNLTQLNFLGLSATKLQQLDLLPIAHLHLSCILLDLEDYMKENKKESLQILNTKKLHLVFHPNSFFSVQVNISANSLGCLQLTNIKLNDYNCQVLLKFLSGLTGGPTLLNFTLNHMETTWKCLVKVFQFLWPKPIEYLNIYNLTIVESIDEEVFTYYKTTLKALKIEHITNKVFIFSQTALYTVFSEMNILMLTISDTRFIHMLCPQEPSTFKFLNFTQNSFTDSVFQNCDTLARLETLILQKNELKDLFKASLMTKDMLSLETLDVSWNSLEYDRSNGNCSWVGSIVVLNLSSNALTDSVFRCLPPRIKVLDLHNNRIRSIPKDVTGLETLQELNLASNSLAHLPGCGIFSSLSILIIDYNSISNPSADFFQSCQKIRSLKAGNNPFQCSCELREFIQSIGQVSSDVVEGWPESYKCDYPESYKGTPLKDFQVSELSCNTALLIVTIVVPGLVLAVAVTVLCIYLDLPWYLRMVCQWTQTRRRARNVPLEELQRTLQFHAFISYSEHDSAWVKNELIPNLEKEDVRICLHERNFVAGKSIVENIINCIEKSYKSIFVLSPNFVQSEWCHYELYFAHHNLFHEGSNNLILILLEPIPQNTIPDRYHKLRALMAQRTYLEWPKEKSKHGLFWANIRAAFNIKLRLVTENDDVKG; encoded by the coding sequence ATGATCAAAGACAAAGAATCTCCCATCAGAAGCTGTCATTTTGTTTACATTGTGGCCTTAGTATTTGGAACCATAATCCAGTTCTCTGATGAAAGTGAATTTGTGGTAGACATGTCAAAAACAAGCCTTATTCATGTTCCCAAAGACCTGCCACCAAAAACCAAAGTCTTAGACTTGTCTCAGAACAACATATCTGAGCTTCACCTGTCTGATATCAGCTTTCTCTCAGGGCTGAGAGTTCTGAGACTTTCCCATAATGGAATCCAGGGCCTTGATATTAGTATTTTCAAGTTCAACCATGATTTGGAATATTTGGATTTATCTCATAATCAGTTGCAGAAGATATCCTGCCATCCAATCACCACGACTCTCAAGCATTTAGACCTCTCATTCAATGACTTCGATGCCCTGCCCATCTGTAAGGAATTTGGCAACTTGACCCAACTGAATTTCTTAGGATTAAGTGCTACAAAGTTACAACAATTAGATTTACTACCCATTGCTCACTTGCACCTAAGTTGTATCCTTCTGGATTTGGAAGActatatgaaagaaaataagaaagaaagtctTCAAATTCTGAATACAAAGAAACTTCACCTTGTTTTTCACCCAAATAGCTTTTTCTCTGTCCAAGTGAACATATCAGCAAATAGTTTAGGGTGCTTACAACTGACTAATATTAAATTGAATGATTACAATTGTCaagttttacttaaatttttatcAGGACTCACTGGAGGACCAACCTTACTAAATTTTACCCTCAACCACATGGAAACAACTTGGAAATGTTTGGTTAAagtttttcagttcctttggcCCAAACCTATAGAATATCTCAATATTTACAATTTAACAATAGTTGAAAGCATTGATGAAGAAGTTTTTACTTATTATAAAACGACATTGAAGGCACTGAAAATAGAACATATTACaaacaaagtttttattttttcacagacAGCATTATACACAGTGTTTTCTGAGATGAACATTCTGATGTTAACCATATCAGACACACGCTTTATACACATGCTTTGTCCTCAGGAACCAAGCACATTTAAGTTTTTGAACTTTACCCAGAATAGTTTCACAGATAGTGTCTTTCAAAATTGTGACACTTTAGCTAGATTGGAGACACTTATCttacaaaagaatgaattaaaagacCTTTTCAAAGCAAGTCTCATGACTAAGGATATGCTTTCTTTGGAAACACTGGATGTTAGCTGGAATTCTTTGGAATATGACAGAAGTAATGGAAATTGCTCCTGGGTTGGGAGTATAGTGGTGTTAAATTTATCTTCAAATGCACTCACTGACTCTGTTTTCAGATGTTTACCTCCTCGGATCAAGGTTCTTGATCTTCATAATAACAGAATAAGGAGCATCCCTAAAGATGTCACTGGTCTAGAAACTTTGCAAGAACTCAACCTTGCTTCCAATTCTTTAGCCCACCTTCCTGGATGTGGTATCTTTAGCAGCCTTTCCATACTGATCATTGACTATAACTCAATTTCCAATCCATCAGCTGATTTCTTCCAGAGCTGCCAGAAGATTAGGTCCCTCAAAGCGGGGAACAATCCATTCCAATGTTCCTGTGAGCTAAGAGAGTTTATCCAAAGTATAGGCCAAGTATCCAGTGACGTGGTAGAGGGCTGGCCTGAGTCTTATAAGTGTGACTATCCGGAAAGCTACAAGGGAACCCCTCTAAAGGACTTCCAGGTATCTGAGCTATCCTGCAACACAGCTCTGCTGATCGTCACCATTGTGGTCCCTGGGCTGGTGCTGGCTGTTGCTGTGACTGTCCTCTGTATCTACCTGGATCTGCCCTGGTACCTCAGGATGGTGTGTCAGTGGACCCAGACCCGGCGCAGGGCCAGGAATGTACCCTTGGAAGAACTCCAAAGAACTCTCCAGTTCCATGCTTTTATTTCATACAGTGAACATGACTCTGCCTGGGTGAAGAATGAATTAATACCTAACCTAGAAAAAGAAGATGTAAGAATTTGTCTCCACGAGAGGAACTTTGTTGCCGGCAAGAGCATCGTGGAAAATATCATCAACTGCATTGAGAAAAGTTACAAATCCATCTTCGTTTTGTCTCCCAACTTTGTCCAGAGCGAGTGGTGCCATTATGAACTCTACTTTGCCCACCACAATCTCTTCCATGAAGGATCTAATAACTTAATCCTGATCTTGCTGGAACCCATTCCACAGAACACCATTCCTGATAGATATCACAAGCTAAGAGCTCTCATGGCACAGAGAACTTATTTGGAATGGCCCAAGGAGAAGAGCAAGCATGGACTCTTTTGGGCTAATATTAGAGCtgcttttaatattaaattaagaCTAGTCACTGAAAATGATGAtgtgaaaggttaa